A section of the Methanofollis sp. UBA420 genome encodes:
- a CDS encoding F420-nonreducing hydrogenase, translating into MKIAIEELAGCSGCTISVLDLHEALLDLVAQADIVYSPVIMDAKEPPEGIDIAFVTGAVRNEENEARLRLLRKRAKTLIAFGTCACYGGVSGLSMLGKQEDLFACVYRGVETADEGNVVPTDVPPFLYRAFAVGDLVKVDYYVTGCPPKEKFLKEILPALVSGNRVELSKKSVCSECDRKMGDVKDWHLKRRYEGIPDREHCLLGQGYLCLGPVTFGRCNASCPHNNVPCHGCNGPSLDILREPCRDIYNMMVKRIADLTDLPQKEVEKEVYDVAHTMYPFTIGSLIMEDKEISKIRDLVKGAGN; encoded by the coding sequence ATGAAGATAGCAATCGAAGAACTTGCAGGGTGCTCAGGCTGCACCATATCCGTCCTCGACCTTCACGAGGCCCTCCTCGACCTTGTGGCGCAGGCCGATATCGTCTATTCCCCGGTGATCATGGACGCGAAAGAACCCCCCGAAGGTATCGACATCGCCTTCGTCACCGGGGCCGTCAGGAACGAGGAGAACGAGGCGCGCCTGAGACTTCTCAGGAAGCGGGCGAAGACCCTCATCGCCTTCGGCACCTGCGCCTGCTACGGCGGGGTCTCGGGCCTGTCCATGCTCGGCAAACAGGAGGACCTCTTTGCCTGCGTCTACCGCGGCGTCGAAACTGCGGACGAAGGGAACGTCGTCCCCACTGACGTCCCCCCCTTCCTGTACCGTGCCTTTGCCGTCGGCGACCTTGTGAAAGTGGATTACTATGTCACCGGTTGCCCCCCGAAGGAGAAGTTTTTGAAAGAGATCCTTCCGGCCCTTGTTTCCGGGAACAGGGTCGAACTCTCCAAAAAATCGGTCTGTTCGGAGTGCGACCGGAAGATGGGTGATGTCAAGGACTGGCATCTGAAGAGGCGCTATGAAGGTATTCCCGACCGCGAGCATTGCCTCCTCGGCCAGGGCTATCTCTGCCTCGGCCCTGTCACCTTCGGCCGGTGCAACGCCTCCTGCCCGCACAACAACGTCCCCTGCCACGGCTGCAACGGCCCCTCCCTCGACATCCTCAGGGAACCCTGCCGTGACATCTACAATATGATGGTGAAGCGGATCGCCGACCTCACCGATCTCCCCCAGAAGGAGGTCGAAAAGGAGGTCTATGACGTGGCCCACACCATGTATCCCTTCACTATCGGGAGCCTGATCATGGAAGACAAAGAGATCTCAAAGATCCGTGACCTCGTGAAGGGGGCAGGGAATTGA
- a CDS encoding hydrocarbon binding protein (contains V4R domain), which yields MVDITAEEMNKQFHAGAVFKAEDVPLSCSPNPKELEPTLHGVMHMNGMIIKSLEEIAGRGANAVTYRAGKKFGHETAKYFRKIDNVEEALRELSYILHGQYTFELWKPEDKENYVVTENGETFIFLVFHDCIVRQTLRRNGMDQGGPLCQTLYGYVVGAIEEITGKRAKLEIVHTGPNACLKKLILK from the coding sequence ATGGTCGACATTACTGCGGAAGAGATGAACAAACAGTTTCATGCAGGTGCGGTCTTCAAGGCCGAGGACGTCCCTCTCTCCTGCTCGCCGAACCCGAAGGAACTCGAACCAACCCTCCACGGCGTCATGCATATGAACGGCATGATCATCAAGTCCCTCGAAGAGATCGCGGGCCGCGGCGCGAACGCCGTCACCTACCGCGCCGGCAAAAAGTTCGGCCACGAGACGGCGAAGTACTTCAGGAAGATCGACAATGTCGAGGAAGCCCTGCGCGAACTCTCGTACATCCTCCACGGCCAGTACACCTTCGAACTCTGGAAACCCGAGGACAAAGAGAACTATGTCGTCACCGAGAACGGGGAGACCTTCATCTTCCTCGTCTTCCACGACTGCATCGTCCGCCAGACCCTCCGCCGCAACGGCATGGACCAGGGCGGCCCCCTCTGCCAGACATTGTACGGCTATGTGGTCGGTGCGATCGAGGAGATCACCGGGAAACGGGCGAAACTGGAGATCGTCCACACCGGCCCGAATGCCTGCCTGAAAAAACTGATCCTGAAGTGA
- a CDS encoding 4Fe-4S dicluster domain-containing protein encodes MVCVIEITVDSTACNGCGLCVKDCPMRVYELKDGTSVPVRPENCMGCLSCHEICPAQALEHRGVYPSKRHYVDIRVCEMLNRVI; translated from the coding sequence GTGGTGTGTGTGATAGAGATAACTGTCGATTCAACGGCCTGTAACGGATGCGGTCTTTGCGTGAAGGATTGTCCGATGCGGGTCTATGAACTCAAGGATGGAACCAGTGTTCCTGTCCGTCCCGAGAACTGCATGGGCTGTCTCTCCTGCCATGAGATCTGCCCTGCCCAGGCACTGGAACACCGGGGGGTCTACCCCTCGAAACGTCACTATGTTGATATCCGCGTCTGCGAGATGCTCAATCGGGTGATCTGA
- a CDS encoding A24 family peptidase C-terminal domain-containing protein → MILPLVIASLAVGATLMYASVLDHRDRRVPFRTWYPMLIVAGPSAVIFYAGLLTGGLAGTALYFLALSLIFAAVFYTFGMLHLFGGADAWALIFLSLCIPAFPVEPLLGVPPMGFFPFSVITDALLLNLVAPLALCAYNIVKGNRAPFPYMFFGYPVEGKDIRNHFGFVMEEITEEEDRTITRRFLKIRESLRRTVQGGERRMYTKDLREHPERYAQELALYRKAGRVWISYAVPFIIPITAGFVTALFIGDLLFMIIKVLAGV, encoded by the coding sequence ATGATACTTCCTCTTGTCATCGCATCTCTTGCTGTGGGTGCAACGCTTATGTACGCATCGGTTCTCGATCACCGTGACCGGCGGGTGCCCTTCCGCACCTGGTACCCGATGCTTATAGTGGCAGGGCCCTCTGCTGTAATATTTTACGCAGGCCTCCTCACCGGGGGCCTTGCCGGCACGGCCCTGTACTTCCTCGCGCTCTCCCTGATCTTTGCCGCCGTCTTCTATACCTTCGGCATGCTCCACCTCTTCGGAGGCGCCGATGCCTGGGCCCTGATCTTTCTCTCCCTCTGTATCCCGGCCTTCCCGGTCGAGCCTCTGCTCGGCGTCCCGCCCATGGGTTTCTTTCCCTTCTCCGTGATCACAGACGCCCTCCTCCTCAACCTCGTCGCGCCCCTCGCCCTCTGCGCGTATAATATCGTGAAGGGGAACAGGGCGCCCTTCCCGTACATGTTCTTCGGCTATCCGGTGGAAGGGAAAGATATCAGGAACCATTTCGGCTTTGTGATGGAGGAGATCACCGAGGAGGAGGACAGGACGATCACCCGCCGCTTCCTCAAGATCCGCGAGTCCCTGCGGCGGACTGTGCAGGGCGGCGAACGGCGGATGTACACAAAGGACCTGCGCGAGCACCCCGAGCGCTACGCGCAGGAACTCGCCCTGTACAGGAAGGCAGGCAGAGTCTGGATCAGTTATGCCGTCCCCTTCATCATCCCGATCACCGCCGGTTTCGTCACGGCACTTTTTATCGGCGACCTGCTCTTTATGATCATAAAGGTACTTGCAGGAGTATGA
- the hisI gene encoding phosphoribosyl-AMP cyclohydrolase, translated as MELNYTDGLVPVVVQDAETKEVLMLAWANEEAVRLTGETGYAHYWSRSRQKIWKKGEESGNVQEVVEVRADCDADALLYLVRQRGAACHTGHYSCFYRTIEGREIAAPLFDPADVYANKG; from the coding sequence ATGGAACTGAACTATACAGACGGCCTTGTCCCGGTCGTGGTGCAGGACGCGGAGACAAAAGAGGTTCTGATGCTCGCCTGGGCGAACGAGGAGGCAGTGCGGCTGACCGGGGAGACAGGGTATGCCCACTACTGGTCGCGCAGCAGGCAGAAGATCTGGAAGAAGGGAGAGGAGAGCGGGAATGTGCAGGAGGTCGTGGAGGTCAGGGCCGACTGCGACGCGGACGCCCTCCTGTACCTTGTCAGGCAGAGGGGAGCGGCCTGCCATACCGGCCATTATTCCTGTTTTTACCGGACGATCGAGGGGAGGGAGATCGCCGCGCCGCTCTTCGATCCTGCGGATGTATATGCTAATAAAGGATAA
- a CDS encoding PINc/VapC family ATPase: MKIVPDTSVVIDGRITQMIKTGEYTGSTIIIPEAVVAELEAQANQGREIGFSGLTELQNLSRMAGEGTIELRYVGERPSLSQVKLASGGEIDALIRNVAIEYDARFVTSDVVQSEVAKAKGIDVMYLKPQVGECTPLMLDQYFDEETIAVHLKERVPPMARKGTMKNLRLVQLRDSPMNEYELRTMAQEVLERAKRDPDGFIEIERRGITVVQIGSIRIAIARRPFSDGMEITAVRPIRDVALENYAMADLIKERITGVRQGVLIAGPPGAGKSTLAQSVATFLADKEFIVKTMEAPRDLQVPDNITQYTALEGSMENTAEVLLLVRPDYVIFDELRKNEDFRVFADMRLAGVGMVGVIHAMEVKDAIQRFFGRVEPSVLPQIINTIIYVDNGEITRVYDVSFSIKVPEGMNSDLHIRPVTTVRDTVTDRIAFEIFKYEGETIVMPTGDGAEKKVPVKKVEEKVEAKAEEKVPETVAEEKPEAEEKETAWEVTEREVQRELGRFTAGAIDVFMKSDTKAVAYIEDKDVPAAIGRGGKNIAGIVNKIGIGIDIRPRSELPLPEVKETAEEMPASEGLRLRVEKKHLTLVAPEFREAIVDVFAGKEYLFTATVNEKGEIDLAKSSSIAQELIRRYNDREAIRLRPV, from the coding sequence ATGAAAATAGTGCCTGATACAAGTGTCGTCATAGACGGACGCATCACCCAGATGATAAAAACCGGTGAATATACAGGGTCGACAATAATCATTCCGGAAGCGGTCGTTGCTGAGCTCGAGGCCCAGGCAAACCAGGGCCGCGAGATCGGTTTCTCCGGTCTGACAGAACTGCAGAACCTCTCCAGAATGGCGGGCGAGGGGACTATAGAACTCCGATATGTGGGGGAACGCCCAAGTCTCAGCCAGGTCAAACTCGCAAGCGGCGGCGAGATCGACGCCCTGATCAGGAACGTCGCCATCGAGTATGATGCCAGGTTCGTCACCAGCGATGTCGTCCAGTCAGAGGTCGCAAAGGCAAAGGGGATCGATGTCATGTACCTGAAGCCCCAGGTCGGCGAGTGCACCCCTCTCATGCTCGACCAGTACTTCGACGAGGAGACGATCGCCGTCCACCTTAAAGAACGCGTCCCGCCGATGGCAAGAAAAGGGACGATGAAGAACCTGCGCCTTGTGCAACTCCGCGACAGCCCGATGAACGAGTATGAACTCCGCACCATGGCACAGGAAGTGCTCGAAAGGGCAAAGCGCGATCCCGACGGCTTCATCGAGATCGAACGCCGCGGCATCACCGTGGTGCAGATAGGATCGATCAGGATCGCAATCGCCCGTCGGCCCTTCTCCGACGGGATGGAGATCACAGCGGTCAGGCCGATCCGTGACGTGGCACTCGAAAACTACGCGATGGCAGACCTGATCAAGGAAAGGATCACGGGTGTCCGTCAGGGCGTTCTCATTGCCGGGCCGCCGGGTGCCGGGAAGAGTACGCTCGCCCAGAGCGTCGCCACCTTCCTTGCCGATAAGGAGTTTATCGTCAAGACGATGGAGGCCCCGCGCGACCTTCAGGTGCCAGACAACATCACCCAGTACACGGCCCTCGAAGGGAGCATGGAGAACACCGCCGAGGTGCTCCTGCTCGTGCGGCCCGACTACGTCATTTTCGACGAACTGCGGAAGAACGAGGATTTCCGCGTCTTTGCCGATATGCGCCTTGCCGGCGTCGGCATGGTCGGCGTGATCCATGCGATGGAGGTGAAGGACGCGATTCAGCGCTTCTTCGGCCGGGTCGAGCCGAGCGTCCTGCCCCAGATCATAAACACCATCATCTACGTGGACAACGGCGAGATCACCAGGGTCTACGATGTCAGCTTCTCGATCAAGGTGCCCGAAGGCATGAACTCCGACCTGCACATCAGGCCGGTGACGACCGTGCGCGACACGGTGACCGACAGGATTGCCTTCGAGATCTTCAAGTACGAGGGCGAGACGATCGTGATGCCGACAGGGGACGGCGCCGAAAAGAAAGTACCGGTGAAGAAGGTCGAGGAAAAGGTCGAGGCGAAGGCTGAAGAGAAGGTTCCCGAGACAGTTGCCGAAGAAAAACCCGAAGCCGAGGAGAAAGAGACCGCCTGGGAGGTCACCGAACGGGAGGTCCAGCGTGAACTCGGCCGGTTCACCGCCGGGGCTATCGATGTCTTCATGAAGAGCGACACGAAGGCCGTCGCCTATATCGAGGACAAAGATGTCCCCGCAGCCATCGGGAGGGGCGGCAAGAATATCGCCGGGATCGTGAACAAGATCGGCATCGGGATCGACATCAGGCCGCGTTCCGAACTCCCTCTCCCTGAGGTGAAGGAGACCGCCGAGGAAATGCCCGCGAGCGAGGGCCTGCGCCTCCGCGTCGAGAAGAAGCATCTCACCCTGGTCGCCCCCGAATTCAGGGAGGCGATCGTCGATGTTTTTGCCGGGAAAGAGTACCTCTTTACTGCAACAGTAAACGAGAAGGGCGAGATCGACCTGGCAAAGAGCAGCAGCATCGCACAGGAACTGATCCGCAGGTACAACGACCGTGAGGCCATCAGACTGAGACCTGTATAA
- the leuS gene encoding leucine--tRNA ligase has protein sequence MAEWDIQKLEEKYRDTWPAAFEANPDDNEKFYLNVAFPYPSGAMHVGHGRTYIVPDVVARFWRMQGKNVLFPMGFHVTGTPVIGISRRIAKNDPSTVRIYRDLYRVPQDVLDRFDDPMTIVRYFAGEYERLMRRCGLSIDWRRRFITVDPQYSKYIEWQYKHLHEEEHVVKGVHPVKYCPSCDNPVGDHDLLEGEKAEIMKFTLVVFEWQGAKVPCATLRPETIYGVTNLWANPGVTYVRATVDGEEWVLSREAAYKLELQDHTIEITGEVKGTEIVGTTASHPLCGTVPVLPADFVDPDMGSGLVMSVPAHAPFDYIALRDLQEEGRFTDIAPVAIIKTEGYGALPAKDAIEKAGIRHQLDPRMDDVTREVYAAEVLHGTLLVNCGDQAGKPVKQARDDVAAIMVESYGSKEMFDFDTRQVICRCGGRVYVKILHDQWFLQYSDPAWKAEVHEQLDEMKVVPAEVRAEFHRTVDWLKDWACTRRVGLGTKLPWDPAWIIEPLSDSTIYMAFYTIAHHVKKIEPEKLTPEVFEYVVYGTGNPTTVPRETLDAIRAEFLYWYPYDFRFSAKDLISNHLTFQLFHHRAVMPADKQPQGMVIFGMGLLNGAKMSSSKGNVVLLEDALNEFGPDTVRMFLIGSAEPWQDFDWRNELVIGAKKQIERFWNTVSEGLAVEENDGREIDGWLISRLQHRIENATAAMLNFQTRQALQEAFFGIEADLKWYRRRLPTIAPGSAAVQELCSVWVRLLAPIVPYTCEELWHAMGNDGPVAFAPWPVADVAKVDEKAELAEELLARTVEDVESITKLIQIQPKAIRLYVAPTWKEQVFAMIAAAEDRTNAVKLVMADEGLRARGKEAVNTAKQVTKFIHRLPPELVRSIATNGVDEMAVFMSAKEFLEREFGVPVQVLAAEGSGEAKADAALPFKPAIVIE, from the coding sequence GTGGCTGAATGGGATATTCAGAAACTGGAAGAGAAGTACCGGGACACATGGCCGGCGGCATTCGAGGCCAACCCGGACGACAATGAAAAGTTCTACCTGAACGTCGCCTTCCCGTACCCGAGCGGCGCCATGCACGTGGGGCACGGGCGGACCTATATCGTACCCGACGTGGTCGCCCGTTTCTGGAGGATGCAGGGCAAAAATGTCCTCTTCCCGATGGGTTTCCATGTCACCGGCACGCCGGTGATCGGGATCTCGCGCCGGATCGCGAAGAACGACCCCTCGACGGTGCGGATCTACCGCGACCTGTACCGGGTGCCGCAGGACGTCCTCGACAGGTTCGACGACCCGATGACGATCGTCCGGTACTTTGCCGGGGAATACGAGAGGTTGATGCGCCGGTGCGGCCTGTCCATCGACTGGCGCCGCCGGTTCATCACCGTGGACCCGCAGTACTCGAAGTACATCGAGTGGCAGTACAAGCACCTCCACGAGGAGGAGCATGTGGTGAAGGGCGTCCACCCGGTGAAGTACTGCCCGTCGTGCGACAACCCTGTGGGCGACCACGACCTCCTCGAAGGCGAAAAGGCCGAGATCATGAAGTTCACCCTTGTCGTCTTCGAGTGGCAGGGTGCAAAGGTCCCGTGCGCCACTCTCCGGCCGGAGACGATCTATGGCGTGACCAACCTCTGGGCAAACCCGGGCGTCACTTATGTGCGGGCGACGGTGGACGGCGAGGAGTGGGTGCTCTCCCGCGAGGCGGCCTACAAACTCGAACTCCAGGACCACACCATCGAGATCACCGGCGAGGTGAAGGGGACGGAGATCGTCGGCACGACTGCCTCGCACCCGCTCTGCGGAACAGTGCCTGTGCTGCCCGCGGACTTCGTGGACCCTGACATGGGCTCAGGTCTCGTGATGTCTGTGCCGGCCCACGCACCCTTCGACTATATCGCCCTGCGCGACCTCCAGGAGGAGGGGCGCTTTACCGACATCGCCCCGGTCGCGATCATCAAGACCGAGGGCTACGGCGCGCTCCCGGCAAAGGACGCCATTGAGAAGGCCGGGATCAGGCACCAGCTCGACCCGAGAATGGACGATGTCACCCGCGAGGTGTACGCAGCCGAGGTGCTCCACGGCACCCTCCTCGTGAACTGCGGCGACCAGGCCGGCAAGCCGGTGAAGCAGGCCCGCGACGACGTGGCCGCGATCATGGTCGAGAGTTACGGGTCGAAGGAGATGTTCGACTTCGACACCCGCCAGGTGATCTGCCGGTGCGGCGGCCGGGTGTACGTGAAGATCCTCCATGACCAGTGGTTCCTCCAGTACTCGGACCCGGCCTGGAAGGCAGAGGTGCACGAGCAGCTCGACGAGATGAAGGTCGTGCCCGCGGAGGTCCGCGCCGAGTTCCACCGGACGGTGGACTGGCTGAAGGACTGGGCCTGCACCAGGCGGGTCGGCCTCGGGACAAAGCTCCCCTGGGACCCGGCCTGGATCATCGAGCCGCTCTCTGACTCGACCATCTACATGGCCTTCTACACGATCGCCCATCATGTGAAGAAGATCGAGCCTGAGAAGCTCACCCCCGAGGTCTTCGAGTACGTCGTCTACGGGACAGGCAACCCGACGACTGTGCCGAGGGAGACGCTGGACGCGATCAGGGCCGAGTTCCTGTACTGGTACCCGTACGATTTCAGGTTCTCGGCAAAGGATCTCATCTCGAACCACCTCACCTTCCAGCTCTTCCACCACCGTGCGGTGATGCCGGCGGACAAACAGCCGCAGGGCATGGTCATCTTCGGCATGGGCCTGCTGAACGGGGCGAAGATGTCCTCATCGAAGGGGAACGTCGTCCTGCTGGAAGACGCCCTGAACGAGTTCGGGCCTGACACGGTGCGGATGTTCCTGATCGGTTCGGCCGAGCCGTGGCAGGACTTCGACTGGCGGAACGAACTGGTGATCGGCGCGAAGAAGCAGATCGAGCGGTTCTGGAACACGGTCTCCGAGGGGCTCGCGGTTGAGGAGAATGACGGCCGCGAGATCGACGGCTGGCTGATCTCCAGGCTGCAGCACAGGATCGAGAATGCCACCGCAGCGATGCTGAACTTCCAGACGCGGCAGGCCCTCCAGGAGGCGTTCTTCGGGATCGAGGCCGACCTGAAGTGGTACCGCAGGCGCCTGCCGACGATCGCGCCGGGCTCTGCGGCCGTGCAGGAGCTCTGCTCTGTCTGGGTGCGGCTGCTCGCCCCGATCGTGCCGTACACCTGCGAGGAACTCTGGCACGCGATGGGCAATGACGGCCCTGTGGCCTTTGCCCCCTGGCCTGTGGCCGACGTTGCGAAGGTCGACGAGAAGGCTGAACTTGCCGAGGAACTCCTCGCACGGACTGTCGAGGACGTGGAGTCGATCACGAAGCTGATCCAGATCCAGCCGAAGGCGATCAGGCTCTATGTCGCCCCGACCTGGAAGGAGCAGGTCTTCGCAATGATCGCGGCGGCCGAGGACAGGACCAATGCGGTGAAGCTCGTGATGGCCGACGAGGGCCTGCGTGCCCGCGGCAAGGAGGCGGTGAACACGGCGAAACAGGTGACGAAGTTCATCCACCGCCTGCCGCCAGAACTGGTCAGGAGCATTGCGACGAACGGCGTCGACGAGATGGCGGTCTTTATGTCGGCAAAGGAGTTCCTGGAGAGGGAGTTCGGCGTGCCGGTGCAGGTCCTCGCAGCAGAGGGAAGCGGCGAGGCGAAGGCAGACGCCGCCCTCCCCTTCAAGCCCGCGATCGTCATCGAATAA
- a CDS encoding DNA alkylation repair protein — protein MDPVISSIRKELQEQADPEIRKNARRYFKEDIVCYGMKTADGAAIAKKYWREVKDRDKQEIFALCEELYRSGYMEEAFIVSTWAPLLKDRYEREDIAVFRHWIDTYISNWAECDGFCNHTMGDFIDLYPEYVEELKRWTRSGNRWMRRAAAVSLIIPAKRGKFLDEALEIADLLLTDPDDLVQKGYGWLLKEASRQHTNEVFAYVMQNKKAMPRTALRYAIEVMPKELKTEAMKKDW, from the coding sequence ATGGACCCCGTCATCTCCTCTATCCGCAAAGAACTGCAGGAACAGGCAGACCCCGAGATCCGGAAGAACGCCCGGCGGTACTTCAAGGAAGATATCGTCTGCTACGGCATGAAGACCGCGGACGGCGCTGCCATCGCAAAAAAATACTGGCGAGAAGTCAAAGACCGGGACAAACAGGAGATCTTCGCCCTCTGCGAGGAACTCTATCGCTCAGGGTATATGGAGGAGGCGTTCATCGTCTCGACGTGGGCACCCCTGCTGAAAGACCGGTACGAGCGCGAAGACATCGCCGTCTTCAGGCACTGGATCGACACCTACATCTCCAACTGGGCGGAGTGCGACGGTTTCTGCAACCACACGATGGGCGACTTCATCGACCTCTACCCCGAGTATGTCGAGGAACTCAAACGCTGGACACGGTCAGGGAACCGGTGGATGCGGCGGGCCGCGGCTGTTTCGCTGATCATCCCGGCAAAACGCGGAAAATTCCTCGATGAGGCACTTGAGATCGCCGACCTCCTCCTCACGGATCCGGACGACCTGGTGCAGAAAGGGTACGGCTGGCTTCTCAAGGAGGCGAGCAGGCAGCACACGAACGAGGTCTTTGCATATGTCATGCAGAACAAGAAGGCGATGCCGCGGACGGCGCTGCGGTACGCGATCGAAGTGATGCCGAAGGAACTGAAGACGGAGGCGATGAAGAAGGACTGGTAG